In Pseudophryne corroboree isolate aPseCor3 chromosome 3, aPseCor3.hap2, whole genome shotgun sequence, a genomic segment contains:
- the LOC135057159 gene encoding oocyte zinc finger protein XlCOF10-like yields the protein MQVIQFFSCPECGKCFIQQSLFPKHQRTRTGKNPFNCDECGKRFINKSHLDKHEGIHTECGKCFAYKLRLVKQQRTHTGEKIFLCSECGNDCIHKSALVVHQRYHTGEKPFPCSECGKCFTQKSVLVKHQLRHTGETISLL from the exons ATGCAAGTGATACAATTTTTTtcctgtcctgagtgtgggaaatgttttatacagcaGTCGCTCTTTCCTAAACATCAGAGAACACGCACGGGTAAGAATCCATTTAATTGTGAcgagtgtgggaaacgttttatAAACAAGTCGCATCTTGATAAACATGAGGGAatccacacag agtgtgggaaatgttttgcctacAAGCTGCGCCTTGTTAAGCAACAGAGGACTCACACAGGGGAGAAGATATttctgtgttctgagtgtgggaatgaTTGTATACACAAGTCAGCTCTTGTTGTCCACCAGAGatatcacacaggggagaaaccgtttccgtgctctgagtgtggaaaatgttttacgcaGAAATCTGTTCTGGTTAAACATCAGCTACGTCACACGGGGGAAACCATTTCCCTGCTCTGA